In Ornithinibacter aureus, the genomic stretch TCTCCTTCTCGCTCATCCGCGCGTAGCTCATGGCCTTGCGCCGCGAGGCGTTCGCGCGCAGCTTCGTCCCGTCCAACGCGACCCGGCCCAGCTTGACCATCCCCGCGGCCTGGCACAACGCCAACGCCTGCACGAACAGGTGGCCCAATGCGGACAGGTGCCGCTTGCGAAACCGCGCGATCGACCGGAAGTCCGGACCCGCCCCGGCCGCGAGCCACCGGAACGCGACCACGTCCTGACACGACGCCTCCAACTGGCGTGAGGAGCGCACCCCGGTGGTGTACCCGTACAGCAGGATCCGCACCATCAACCGTGGGTCGTACGGTGGGGCGCCCTTGGCCTTGGTGTACGAGGCGCGGATCCGGGACAAGTCCAGGTGCTCATCAACCAGCTCGGCGATAAACCGAGCCAAGTGCTCGGACGGCAGCCAGTCATCCAGCGACGGCGGCAACAACAAGTCCTGCTCCGGCGCGAACGCCCGGAACGTCTTGCTCACCGGCACTCCCGCCGCCGGCTCCGCCGGCGCCGAGCCCCGACCGGTCGACTCATCGCACAACTCGAACAACACCCGCGCGTCATCATCAGGCACACCAGATTCTCCCCCAAGCGCCCACCTCAGCAGCGGAACCCGACTGGCGTGTTACTGACCCACGCTCCTAGGGCACCGGCCCGAACGGGTGCGGTCTGCCGTGGGTCTGCGCGTGCCATGACAGGTAGGCGGTGACGGCCGTCGGCAGCGTCGGGTAGAAGTGCTCGGTGCCGATGGCGTCGTCCAGCCCGGCCGCTTCGAGGTCGTCGAGAAGGTCCTGCTTGACGCGGGCCAGGGCGAGCACGATGCCTCGGGACACGAGTTCGTCGTGGAGCCTGGCCAGGGCGTCCAGGCTCGTCAGGTCGACCTCGACGTTGGACTCCGCGTTGATGATGAGCCACTCGACCGGGGCCTCCGCGTCGTCCACGGCGGCCAGGGCGCGGGTGTGGAAGTCCTCGGCATTGGCGAAGAAGAGCGGCGAGTCGTAGCGGTAGACCACCAGGCCCGGCACCTGCACGGCATCCGGGAAGTCGTCGACGTCGTGCATGCCCGCCATGCCGCGCACATAGCCCAGGATGCCGTCGTGCGGCCGGGCGACGCGGCGCAGCAGGTCGCCGAGGGAGAGCGCGACGGCGAGCAGGATGCCGTAGAGCGCGCCGAACACGAACACCCCGAGCGTGGTCGCGACGAGCAGGACGAGCTCGCTGCGGCGGAACCGGGCCACCCGCCGGATCTCGGCGACGTCGACGAGCCGGACCGCGGCGTAGACGACGAGAGCCCCGAGGGCGGCCTTCGGGAACGCGGCGATGACCGGGCCGAGCGCGAGCACGGCCACGAGCACGGTGGCCAGGGTGGCCAGCGAGTACAGCTGGGTCCGGCTGCCCATCGAGGCACCGATCGCCGTGCGGCTTCCGCTGCTGCTCACGGGGAACCCGGAGAGCAACCCCCCGGCGATGTTGGCCGCGCCGAGCGCGAGGAACTCCTGGTTGGCGTCGACCTGCTGGCCGGAGCGCTCGGCGAAGGCTCGTGCGGTCAACACGTTGTCGGAGTAGGCGACGACGGCGATGCCGAGCGCGGGCGCCAGCATGGTGGCCACGGCATCCGGCGACAGGTCCGGCAGGCTCAGCTGGGGGAGGGCCGACGGCAGGGGGCCGACGACCGCCACACCGAGCTCGTCGAGCCCCAGCACCATGACGGCCGCGGCGCCGAGCAGTGCCGCGAGCAGGGGGTTGGGCAGGCGGGGGAAGAAGTGCGCAGCGAGCAGGAGCAGCACGAGGAGGGTGCTCGAGAGCACGAGGGTGGGTGCGTGGACGTCCGAGAGGTGGGTGAGGGCGCTCCAGAC encodes the following:
- a CDS encoding SulP family inorganic anion transporter, whose product is MPTADGHHRPLNARRPVTVATTFPGITVWRTYQRGWLRGDLLAGVTVAAYLIPQVMAYAQIAGLPPAAGLLAIVAPTLVYAVLGSSRQLSVGPESTTALMTATAVAAVGVSGPDAYAALAAALAVVTGALCLLGWAFGLGFLADLFSKPVLVGYLAGVAVLMVVSQIDSLTSIEVSGDSMPAEVWSALTHLSDVHAPTLVLSSTLLVLLLLAAHFFPRLPNPLLAALLGAAAVMVLGLDELGVAVVGPLPSALPQLSLPDLSPDAVATMLAPALGIAVVAYSDNVLTARAFAERSGQQVDANQEFLALGAANIAGGLLSGFPVSSSGSRTAIGASMGSRTQLYSLATLATVLVAVLALGPVIAAFPKAALGALVVYAAVRLVDVAEIRRVARFRRSELVLLVATTLGVFVFGALYGILLAVALSLGDLLRRVARPHDGILGYVRGMAGMHDVDDFPDAVQVPGLVVYRYDSPLFFANAEDFHTRALAAVDDAEAPVEWLIINAESNVEVDLTSLDALARLHDELVSRGIVLALARVKQDLLDDLEAAGLDDAIGTEHFYPTLPTAVTAYLSWHAQTHGRPHPFGPVP